Proteins from a single region of Paraburkholderia sp. ZP32-5:
- a CDS encoding ABC transporter permease, translating to MEHHAELLGGGKWHPRMPGWRDLAGLLLVLGLLVLLGTGAAQMSGPLAIANQTAISLAPTALPGYTLRTVMRMLAALAASLVFTLTYATLAAKSRRAEMLLVPLLDVLQSVPILGYLSFTAAFFLSLFPGNVFGAELAAIFAIFTSQAWNMAFSFYQSLRTIPADLDEACRSFRLSVWQRFWRLEVPFAMPGLVWNTMMSMSGGWFFVVASEAISVGNLQIALPGVGSYVARAIAERDLAAVGWAILAMSVAIALYDQLLFRPVVAWADRFRFEQTASPLAPRSWVLDLVHRSAWLRAVARPLGATLHRAARARLPFVAGPRRPLASMPQRIGDALWLAACAAGVAYAAVAAARFIGPVLSLADLAVVAHDALLTLLRVMVLIALASLIWVPVGVWVGLRPRLTQFVQPMAQFLAAFPANLLFPVAVFVIAHYGLAPKIWLSPLLILGTQWYILFNVIAGASAFPGDLSEAARSFRVRQRAWWREVMLPGIFPYYVTGAITASGGAWNASIVSEAVSWGPIHLSAGGLGAYIARMTHAGDYPRIALGIATMSIVVIAVNRLLWRPLYALAERRARLD from the coding sequence GTGGAACACCACGCTGAGCTGCTGGGCGGCGGGAAATGGCACCCGCGCATGCCGGGCTGGCGCGATCTCGCGGGTCTGCTGCTGGTGCTCGGTTTGCTGGTCCTGCTCGGCACGGGCGCCGCGCAGATGAGCGGGCCGCTCGCCATCGCGAATCAGACGGCGATCTCGCTGGCTCCGACGGCGCTGCCGGGCTACACGCTGCGCACCGTCATGCGGATGCTCGCGGCACTGGCTGCCTCGCTCGTATTCACGCTGACCTACGCCACCTTGGCCGCCAAAAGCCGCCGCGCCGAGATGCTGCTCGTGCCGCTGCTCGATGTGCTCCAGTCGGTGCCGATTCTCGGCTATCTGTCGTTCACGGCCGCCTTCTTCCTGTCGCTGTTTCCCGGCAATGTTTTCGGCGCGGAACTCGCGGCGATTTTCGCGATTTTCACGAGTCAGGCCTGGAACATGGCGTTCAGCTTTTACCAGTCGCTACGCACGATACCGGCCGATCTCGACGAGGCCTGCCGCAGCTTTCGTCTGTCGGTGTGGCAACGCTTCTGGAGGCTCGAAGTGCCGTTCGCGATGCCCGGGCTCGTCTGGAACACGATGATGTCGATGTCGGGAGGATGGTTCTTCGTGGTGGCTTCGGAAGCGATCTCCGTGGGCAACCTGCAGATCGCGCTGCCGGGCGTGGGCTCGTACGTGGCGCGCGCGATCGCCGAGCGCGACCTGGCCGCCGTCGGCTGGGCGATTCTCGCGATGTCCGTCGCGATCGCGCTCTACGACCAGTTGCTGTTTCGGCCCGTCGTCGCCTGGGCTGACCGCTTTCGTTTCGAGCAGACGGCTTCCCCGCTGGCGCCGCGCAGCTGGGTGCTCGATCTCGTTCACCGCTCGGCCTGGCTGCGGGCGGTAGCGAGGCCACTCGGGGCTACACTGCATCGCGCCGCGCGGGCGCGGCTCCCGTTCGTAGCGGGTCCGCGCCGGCCTCTTGCCAGCATGCCGCAGCGCATCGGCGACGCGCTATGGCTGGCAGCATGCGCCGCGGGCGTGGCTTACGCCGCGGTGGCCGCTGCGCGCTTCATCGGACCCGTCCTGTCGCTCGCGGACCTGGCTGTTGTCGCGCACGATGCTCTGCTCACGCTCTTGCGGGTCATGGTGCTGATCGCGCTTGCGTCGCTGATCTGGGTGCCGGTCGGTGTCTGGGTCGGGCTGCGTCCCAGGCTCACGCAGTTCGTGCAGCCGATGGCGCAATTTCTCGCCGCCTTTCCCGCGAATCTGCTGTTTCCGGTTGCCGTGTTCGTCATTGCGCACTACGGCCTCGCGCCGAAGATCTGGCTCAGTCCGCTGCTGATCCTCGGTACGCAGTGGTACATCCTGTTCAACGTCATCGCCGGTGCAAGTGCATTTCCCGGCGATCTGAGCGAGGCCGCGAGGAGCTTCCGGGTGCGGCAGCGCGCGTGGTGGCGCGAGGTCATGCTTCCCGGCATTTTTCCCTACTACGTGACCGGTGCAATCACGGCCTCCGGAGGCGCATGGAACGCGAGTATCGTTTCCGAAGCTGTCAGCTGGGGGCCGATTCATCTAAGTGCCGGCGGTCTCGGCGCCTATATCGCGCGGATGACCCACGCCGGCGACTACCCGCGCATCGCACTCGGCATCGCGACGATGTCGATCGTCGTGATCGCCGTCAACCGGCTGCTGTGGCGACCGCTCTATGCGCTCGCGGAGCGGCGCGCGCGGCTCGACTGA
- a CDS encoding CBS domain-containing protein, translated as MNTGSICTRDVAVCERHATILDAAQLMREHHVGDLVVVEMSGGRRVPVGMLTDRDIVLAIVAKQANPEKIFVNDVMSTPPALVAEQDDLWLIASRMHLNGVRRLPVVDAGGCLSGIVSLDDVLQAVSALLSKLWLVTGRQPHIEEKNRA; from the coding sequence GTGAACACAGGATCTATCTGCACACGGGACGTCGCTGTCTGCGAGCGGCACGCGACGATTCTCGACGCCGCGCAACTGATGCGCGAACACCATGTCGGCGACCTCGTGGTGGTCGAGATGAGCGGTGGGCGCCGCGTACCCGTCGGAATGCTGACCGATCGCGACATCGTGTTGGCGATCGTCGCCAAACAGGCCAACCCGGAAAAGATTTTCGTCAACGACGTGATGTCGACGCCGCCCGCGCTCGTCGCCGAGCAGGACGATCTTTGGCTGATCGCGTCGCGGATGCATCTGAACGGCGTGCGGCGTCTGCCCGTCGTCGACGCCGGGGGATGCCTCAGCGGCATCGTCTCGCTCGACGATGTGCTGCAGGCGGTTTCCGCGCTTCTGTCGAAGCTATGGCTCGTGACGGGCCGTCAGCCTCACATCGAGGAAAAGAACCGCGCCTGA
- a CDS encoding lysylphosphatidylglycerol synthase transmembrane domain-containing protein produces the protein MWSALALAPRRTTRAAWSVGLLCLLMLVLVVIRATSFERSLALARAARPGWLLIAIAAQSATYVSAALVWRQTLRDSGYTLPMRVLVRLGIVKLFTDQALPSAGLGGSLMAIRGLLRRGVPRPIALTALLASLLSRDIAFLMVVFASAALLWLHHAAGRVLLLGVAMFLLVLLLVPLSLLALRRWNGDRRVAVLGRWLHLSRLIESFNEVPLDLLLNRHLLASTVMLQLAIFVLDAGTLWLTLGALGAPTQGWIAFASFAVASMVATVGPVPVGLGTFEAASVGMLKLLGVPIEAALGATLLLRGFTFWLPMLPGVWLARVELRGSSRNAAVEAQTAATGPPAPRRRQSAPIDRDQRPPRDFPDDKSC, from the coding sequence TTGTGGAGCGCCCTCGCACTGGCCCCGCGCAGAACTACGCGCGCAGCCTGGAGCGTCGGCCTGCTCTGTCTGCTCATGCTGGTGCTCGTGGTCATCCGCGCCACTTCGTTCGAACGCAGTCTTGCGCTTGCACGCGCGGCGCGTCCCGGCTGGCTGTTGATCGCAATCGCGGCCCAGTCAGCGACCTATGTCAGCGCCGCGCTCGTCTGGCGTCAGACGCTGCGCGACTCGGGTTACACGCTGCCGATGCGCGTGCTGGTGCGGCTCGGCATCGTCAAGCTGTTTACCGATCAGGCGCTGCCGAGTGCGGGACTCGGCGGCAGCCTGATGGCGATTCGCGGATTGTTGCGCCGCGGCGTGCCGCGCCCGATCGCGCTGACCGCCCTGCTGGCGAGCCTGCTGTCGCGCGATATCGCTTTCCTGATGGTCGTGTTCGCCAGCGCGGCGCTGCTGTGGCTGCATCACGCCGCGGGCCGCGTGCTTTTGCTCGGCGTCGCGATGTTCCTGCTCGTGCTCCTGCTGGTCCCGCTATCGCTGTTAGCGCTGCGTCGATGGAACGGCGATCGGCGTGTCGCGGTGCTCGGCAGATGGCTGCATCTGTCGCGCCTGATCGAGTCGTTCAACGAGGTTCCGCTCGACCTGTTACTGAACCGCCACCTGCTTGCGAGCACCGTGATGCTGCAACTGGCGATCTTCGTGCTCGATGCGGGGACCTTGTGGCTGACGCTGGGCGCGCTCGGCGCACCCACGCAGGGATGGATCGCTTTTGCCAGTTTCGCCGTGGCGTCGATGGTGGCGACCGTGGGTCCGGTTCCGGTCGGGCTTGGTACGTTCGAGGCGGCTTCGGTCGGCATGTTGAAGCTGCTCGGTGTGCCGATCGAAGCGGCGCTCGGCGCAACCTTGTTGCTGCGCGGCTTCACATTCTGGCTGCCGATGCTGCCTGGAGTCTGGCTCGCCCGCGTCGAGTTGCGCGGCAGCTCGCGCAACGCGGCCGTCGAAGCGCAAACCGCAGCCACCGGACCGCCGGCGCCGCGACGCCGGCAATCTGCTCCGATTGATAGGGATCAACGGCCACCGCGCGATTTCCCGGACGATAAATCATGCTGA
- a CDS encoding 1-phosphofructokinase family hexose kinase, whose amino-acid sequence MAEILTLTLNPAVDVATSVDTIVDTRKLRCSAARRDPGGGGINVARVLHRLGADCEALYLAGGPLGRTLGAMIEAEGVPATCVGIAGETRENFSVRENSTGREFRFVLPGPVLAEAEWQACLRHLGELAIAPRYLVLSGSVPPGVPDDIYARIAGIARQRGTRVVLDSSGAPLAAALAAGVFLVKPSLSELCTLAGHALEDDAQRLDAARRIVRAGGAAIVALTLGEQGALVVTADRALRVRAFAVPVASSIGAGDSFVAAMVWAVNRGMSFNETLRYAVAAASASLLAEGTRLCDRDQVERIYRELASADLVAVGAQPSTRPVGTVAGSATLTGVRESKGDR is encoded by the coding sequence ATGGCGGAAATCCTGACCTTGACACTGAACCCGGCGGTCGACGTAGCGACGTCGGTCGACACCATCGTCGACACGCGCAAGCTTCGTTGTAGCGCAGCGCGGCGCGACCCCGGCGGCGGTGGCATCAACGTCGCGCGCGTGCTGCACAGGCTGGGCGCCGACTGCGAGGCGCTTTACCTGGCGGGCGGCCCGCTTGGCAGGACGCTAGGCGCGATGATCGAAGCCGAAGGAGTGCCGGCCACCTGTGTCGGCATCGCGGGCGAAACGCGTGAGAACTTCTCGGTCCGGGAGAATTCGACCGGACGCGAGTTTCGGTTCGTGTTGCCCGGGCCCGTGCTTGCCGAGGCGGAATGGCAGGCGTGCCTGCGGCACCTCGGCGAACTCGCCATCGCGCCGCGCTATCTCGTGTTGAGTGGCAGCGTGCCGCCGGGCGTGCCCGATGACATCTATGCGCGCATCGCCGGGATCGCACGGCAACGTGGCACCCGTGTCGTGCTCGACAGCTCCGGCGCGCCGCTTGCGGCGGCGCTTGCAGCTGGGGTTTTCCTCGTCAAACCGAGTCTGTCTGAGCTTTGCACGTTGGCGGGGCACGCGCTCGAAGACGACGCGCAGCGGCTCGACGCTGCACGCAGGATCGTGCGCGCCGGCGGCGCGGCGATCGTCGCGCTCACGCTCGGCGAGCAGGGGGCGCTTGTCGTCACCGCGGATCGTGCGTTGCGCGTGCGGGCATTCGCCGTGCCGGTAGCGAGTTCGATCGGCGCCGGAGACAGCTTCGTTGCCGCGATGGTATGGGCGGTCAATCGCGGCATGTCGTTCAACGAAACCTTGCGCTATGCGGTGGCGGCTGCGTCAGCATCGCTGCTCGCGGAAGGCACTCGCCTGTGCGATCGGGATCAGGTCGAACGGATTTACCGCGAGCTCGCGAGCGCCGATCTGGTCGCCGTAGGGGCGCAGCCGTCGACGCGACCGGTCGGCACCGTGGCTGGGTCGGCAACGCTGACGGGCGTTCGTGAGAGCAAAGGCGATCGGTAA
- a CDS encoding ABC transporter ATP-binding protein → MSFARPSGEPLPVLAHVDMEVRDGEILGLLGRSGSGKSTLLRIAAGLVEPTEGRVFYRGQPLHGPEAGIAVVFQTFALYPWLTVLANVELGLDALRVPADAARERAMSAIDLIGLTGFESAFPRELSGGMRQRVGFARALVSEPTLLLMDEPFSALDVLTAETLRTDFLDLWLERQLSIKAMLLVTHNIEEAVLMCDRIQVLGESPAHVVANIHVRLPYPRNRLAPEFRAIVNEIYAVLTSRLAASADAAASASHGLALRLPKVSSHRLDGFVGTIAATLQGGSAALGTIAASSTLKVDELFPIAVAMHILEFAELHEGTIRLTAAGRVFAQASADERKRLFREHLMRFVPLAAHIREVLDDREGHRAPRQRFELELQDHLNRNDANSTLRTVIDWGRYAGLFSYDDHTRSFGG, encoded by the coding sequence ATGTCGTTCGCCAGGCCGTCGGGCGAGCCGCTGCCGGTGCTCGCGCATGTCGACATGGAAGTGCGCGATGGCGAGATTCTCGGGCTGCTGGGCCGCTCAGGCTCCGGCAAATCGACACTGCTGCGCATCGCCGCCGGACTCGTCGAACCGACCGAGGGGCGCGTGTTCTATCGCGGTCAGCCGCTGCATGGCCCCGAAGCAGGCATCGCGGTCGTGTTCCAGACATTCGCGCTGTATCCGTGGCTCACCGTGCTCGCCAACGTAGAACTGGGCCTCGACGCGTTACGCGTGCCAGCCGATGCGGCTCGCGAACGCGCGATGTCGGCCATCGATCTGATCGGTCTCACCGGTTTCGAATCGGCCTTTCCTCGCGAGCTGTCCGGCGGCATGCGCCAACGGGTCGGCTTCGCGCGCGCGCTCGTGAGCGAGCCGACGCTTCTGCTGATGGACGAACCGTTCTCCGCGCTCGACGTGCTGACAGCCGAAACGTTGCGCACCGATTTTCTCGACCTGTGGCTGGAGCGCCAGCTGTCGATCAAGGCCATGCTGCTCGTCACGCACAACATCGAAGAAGCGGTGCTGATGTGCGACCGGATTCAGGTACTGGGTGAAAGCCCCGCGCACGTCGTCGCGAATATCCACGTACGCTTGCCGTATCCGCGCAACAGGCTGGCTCCCGAATTTCGCGCGATCGTCAACGAGATCTACGCCGTGCTGACGTCGCGGCTGGCAGCGTCGGCCGATGCAGCGGCCAGCGCCTCACACGGCCTGGCGCTGCGTTTGCCCAAAGTGTCGAGTCATCGTCTCGATGGCTTCGTCGGCACGATCGCCGCTACGTTGCAAGGTGGCAGCGCCGCGCTCGGCACGATCGCGGCTTCGAGCACGCTGAAAGTCGACGAGCTTTTTCCGATCGCGGTGGCCATGCATATTCTGGAATTCGCGGAACTGCATGAAGGGACCATCAGGCTAACCGCGGCAGGCCGAGTTTTCGCGCAGGCGAGTGCCGATGAACGCAAACGCCTGTTTCGCGAGCATCTGATGCGGTTCGTGCCGCTTGCCGCGCACATCCGCGAAGTGCTCGACGACAGGGAAGGACACCGCGCGCCGCGCCAGCGTTTCGAACTGGAGTTGCAGGACCATCTGAACCGCAACGATGCCAACAGCACGCTGCGCACCGTCATCGACTGGGGGCGCTACGCGGGACTTTTCAGCTATGACGATCACACGCGTTCGTTCGGCGGCTGA